In Roseicyclus marinus, the genomic window ATTGGTCACGCCCAAGAGGTCGAGAATATCGCGCATCCATGGCTGAAGGATCGCGTGGTCGGTGCCTTGTCCAACGCTCCAGAGGATCGGACGGTCTGGAAAACGATCAGCCGCCCATAGCCGGGCGAGGCTTTCGAGCAGGAAATGTCCGAAGGCGGGGAACAGGGGGCCTGCGTAGAGGGCGGAGGCAATTCGGGGCGTCTGTGTCGCGATCTCGTCATGAGCCTGTCCGAGACGGTGCCTGTGTCGCGGGTGATAGCGGCGGAAAAGGGCTGTTTCAGGATCGAAGCGCCCGTCCTTTCCGCAGCTTCCCATACGCAGCTTGTTGGATCCCTCCCAGCGATGCGGAAAGACGGTGCGATCGGGCAGATACCAAAGCCTGGGGCGGGGTCCAAATCGTTGCAGCCGCCATTTCATCAGGTCTGTCCGCAGGTCGGACAGGACGGCGCGTTGCCCAGGCAGCATTGCAAAAAGCCTCACTCGATACTCGGGGGGCAATCCCCCGCACTTGCCTCAGCTCCAGGACGCCTCGGTCCTGTCGCGCACGCTTTGCAGCTCTTCGATGATCTCGTCCAGTTCGGCCCGCCGCTGGCGCAGTTCGGCCAATTGCCGGTCGGCCAGCGCCAGCCAGGCCTTGCGTTGCGCGCCGCCCTGCGGGTCCGCGTCATACATCTCGAGCCATTGGCGGATTTCTTCGAGCGCGAAACCCCAGCGCCGCCCACGCAGGATCAGCGTCATGCGCGCCACCTCGCGCGGGCCGTAGAACCGCGCCCGTCCCTCGCGTTCGGGAAAGAGCAGTTCGATGTATTCGTAATGCCGGAGCGTGCGCGGCGTCACGTCGAAGCGTGCGCACATCTCCTTGAAGCTGAGCCGCGTTTCCTTGCCCATCTTCGCGTCCCCCCGATCCGATCGTTACCTTCAGGCGCGGGATAGCATAGGGCGGGCGGGCGCGCCTGCAAAGCCAAGCCGTGGCGGGGCTTGCGCCCGACGCGGGCTCAAGGGAAGACTGTCGGCATCGGCAGGGAGCGGGCGGCGCGATGACGGGCGAGACGGGCAGCGGGGACGACAGGATCGGGGAGGCCGGGTCGGTCATCGCGCAAAAGGCGCGGATCGCGCGCCAGTTCATCGCAGCGATCCCGTTCTCGGGCGCGCTCGACATGCGGCTGGAGGAGATCGGGGACGGGATCGCCACGATCTCGATGCCCTGGTCGGAGGCCCTGGTGGGCGATCCCAAGACCGGGGTGATCCATGGCGGCGCGGTTTCGGCGCTGATGGACACCTGCGGGGGCGCGGCGGTCATGTGCCATCCCGAGGCGCTGGCAGGCACCGCGACCATCGATCTGAGGATCGACTACATGCGCGCGGCGACGCCCGGTCAGCGCATCACGGCGCGGGCCGAATGCTACCACGTCACCCGCTCGGTCGCCTTTGTCCGGGCCGAGGCCTGGGACGAGGACCGCACGCGCCCGGTCGCGGCGGCCACCGGGGCCTTTACCGTCGAGCGCCCCGCACCGGAGGCCAAGCCATGAGCCGGGGCAAGCCCGAACCTGTCGAGCGGATCAAGCAGCGCCGTGACCGCGCGCTGGCCGTTCTGGTCGAGGCCGTGCCCTATATCGGGTTTCTGGGCGTCAGTTTCGACCGGCGCGGCGACGAATTGACCGGGGTCTTGAGCTATGACCCGAAGCTGATCGGCAACCCGCTTTTGCCCGCGCTGCACGGGGGGGCGATCGCGTCTTTCCTCGAGGTGACGGCGATCATGGAATTGTCCTTCACGCTGTTGTGGGACGATGTGGAAAGCGGGCGCATCGCCGCCGAGAGCCTGAGCCCCGCCACCTTGCCGCGCCTGCCCAAGACCATCGATTTCACGGTGGATTACCTGCGCTCGGGCCTGCCGCGCGATGCCTATGCGCGGGCGCGGGTGAACCGGCAGGGTCGGCGCTATGCCAGCGTCCATGTCGAGGCCTGGCAGGACAATCGCCAGCGGCTTTTCGCGCAGGCGACGGGGCATTTCCTGATGCCGCCCCGCGATGGCTGAGACCCTCCGCCTGAGCCATCGCCGGGTCCTGCGGATCGCGCTGCCGGTCGTGATCTCGAATGCCACGATCCCGCTTCTGGGGGTGGTCGATACGGCGGTGGTGGGCCAGTTGGGCGATCCGGCGCCCATCGGGGCGGTTGGGCTGGGGGCGGTGATCCTGACCTCGATCTACTGGGCCTTTGGGTTCCTGCGGATGGGCACGGTGGGATTGGCCGCGCAGGCCATCGGGGCAGACGACAGGGCGGAGGTGGCAGCGCTTCTGACGCGGGTCTTGATGATCGGGGCGGCGGCGGGGCTTGCGCTTGTCGTGCTGCGCGCGCCGATCTTTGGCCTTGCCCTGTGGCTGTCGCCCGCAAGCGAGGAGGTCGAAAGCCTGGTGCGGGCCTATCTGCAGGTGCGCATCTGGTCGGCCCCTGCCGCCATCGCGATCTATGGGATCACCGGCTGGCTGATCGCGCAGGAGCGCACGGGCGCGGTTCTGGCGCTGCAATTGTGGCAAAACGGGCTCAACATCGCGCTGTCGATCTGGTTCGTGATGGGGCTGGAGATGGGGGTGGAGGGTGTGGCGCTCGGCACCTTCATCGCGGAATGGAGCGGGCTGTGCCTGGGCCTGTGGCTCTGCCGTGGCGCTTTCGCGGTCCCGGCCTGGCGCGATTGGCTGCGGGTCTTTGACCGGGTGGCGCTGTGGCGGATGGCTTCGGTCAATACCGACATCCTGATCCGGTCGGTTCTGTTGCTTTTGGGGTTTTCCTCCTTCCTGTTCCTGGGATCGGATTTCGGCGATGCGACGCTGGCGGCCAACCAGGTGCTGATCCAGTTCGTCTATGTGACAAGCTACGGGATGGACGGTTTCGCCTTTGCCGCCGAGGCGCTGGTGGGGCGTGCGATGGGCGCGCGGGACCGGGTCGCCTTGCGACGGGCGGCGGTGCTGACGAGCATCTGGGGCCTGGCCGTCTGTGGCGGGATGGCGGTGATCTTGTGGGGCTTTGGCGGTGTCTTCATCGACCTGATGACCACGGCCGAGGGGGTGCGCAGCGAGGCGCGCACCTATCTGCCCTGGATCGTCGCGGCGGTTCTGGGCGGCTGGGCCTCGTGGATGCTGGACGGGATCTTCATCGGGGCGACCCGGACCCGCGACATGCGCAACATGATGGCGGTCAGTTTCGCGGGCTATGCCCTGTTGGTGGCCCTGTTGATGCCGGGGATGGGCAATCACGGGCTTTGGGCGGCGCTGGTGGGGTTTTTCGTGTTGCGCGGTGTCACGCTGGGGGGCGCTACCCGGCGCTGGAGCGGGCGGCGGGGTAGGGAGGGGGGCTCTGCCCCCATCGCCTTTGGCGATTCCCCCGGGATATTTTCGAAACAGAGAAGCGGGGAGCCTCAGGTCCAGTCGCCGGTTCCCGTGCCTGTGATCTCAGAGAGGTTGGAGATGCCTTGGGCCTGGGCGCGGGCGTCGAGATCGCGGGCGATGCGGGCGGCAAGCGTCAGGCCGCCATAGACGAGCGCGGTATAGAGTTGCACCGCCGTCGCGCCCGCGCGCAGTTTTTCCCAGGCCTGATCGGCATTCGACACGCCGCCGACCCCGATGAGCGGCAGGGTGCCGCCCGTCAGCCTGGAGAGCTGCGCGAGAATGCGGGTCGATTTCTCGAAGAGCGGCTGGCCGGACAGCCCGCCCGTCTCGGCCCGGTGGCGGCTGGAAAGA contains:
- a CDS encoding MerR family transcriptional regulator gives rise to the protein MGKETRLSFKEMCARFDVTPRTLRHYEYIELLFPEREGRARFYGPREVARMTLILRGRRWGFALEEIRQWLEMYDADPQGGAQRKAWLALADRQLAELRQRRAELDEIIEELQSVRDRTEASWS
- a CDS encoding PaaI family thioesterase; translated protein: MTGETGSGDDRIGEAGSVIAQKARIARQFIAAIPFSGALDMRLEEIGDGIATISMPWSEALVGDPKTGVIHGGAVSALMDTCGGAAVMCHPEALAGTATIDLRIDYMRAATPGQRITARAECYHVTRSVAFVRAEAWDEDRTRPVAAATGAFTVERPAPEAKP
- a CDS encoding PaaI family thioesterase produces the protein MSRGKPEPVERIKQRRDRALAVLVEAVPYIGFLGVSFDRRGDELTGVLSYDPKLIGNPLLPALHGGAIASFLEVTAIMELSFTLLWDDVESGRIAAESLSPATLPRLPKTIDFTVDYLRSGLPRDAYARARVNRQGRRYASVHVEAWQDNRQRLFAQATGHFLMPPRDG